From a single Rutidosis leptorrhynchoides isolate AG116_Rl617_1_P2 chromosome 5, CSIRO_AGI_Rlap_v1, whole genome shotgun sequence genomic region:
- the LOC139849795 gene encoding putative F-box protein At1g67623 has protein sequence MEEVTQANILETLPQDMLVKFLSRVGQDSSKQLFILKLVRKSFLNLSDDPLVCKRISLDRWDLVPWRKPKMDHIIRRCYFYGNPNVIFQRGLINYFDKSNTELGLRLIEEAANSQIIKGFVFMV, from the coding sequence ATGGAAGAAGTTACTCAAGCGAACATACTCGAAACTCTTCCACAAGATATGCTTGTAAAATTTTTATCTCGAGTTGGTCAGGATTCATCTAAGCAGTTGTTCATACTCAAGTTGGTTCGCAAAAGCTTTTTGAATCTTTCCGACGATCCTTTGGTTTGTAAAAGGATATCCTTAGATAGGTGGGATCTCGTACCTTGGAGAAAACCTAAGATGGATCATATTATCAGACGTTGTTATTTTTATGGAAACCCTAATGTGATTTTTCAAAGGGGTTTgataaattattttgataaatctaATACCGAGTTAGGGCTTCGTCTTATAGAAGAAGCTGCAAACAGCCAAATTATAAAGGGGTTTGTGTTTATGGTTTGA